One Candidatus Sulfurimonas baltica DNA segment encodes these proteins:
- a CDS encoding sigma-54 interaction domain-containing protein, with protein sequence MIKSCKECVTNKELLVIYDIASLISDSRDIQKSLEKSLMALKNSLSLENCVIYKLEDEMLNIFASIGLNRHQKVISEYRLGEGATGLAAKSMEPIVIENIHNDILFLNKSGNKNSETLSYVAVPLIAENSVIGVLGANLTKATQMDFEETVKTLTIVSSLFAQYISSSMAVELEKERLKDLKLYYKMEWDSKVHNFGDIIGDSKEMQNMYKVIDRIAGSDVTILVRGETGTGKELVASAIHKRSKRVEEPFIKLNCAAITDTLLESELFGHEKGAFTDAKETRKGRFELADGGTLFLDEIGDISASAQVKLLRVLQEREFERVGGSKTIHVNVRLVAATNRDLEQMVKDGEFREDLYYRLNVIPIDLPPLRKRGDDIKLLVNFFLQRSMQNHKKNVVITDEAMAQLMAYPWPGNVRELENTIERIVLMGSEDGITASEMSLLLPALNNVKVVATSDSFSLNNKTLDELEEEALKSAMRNSENNQAEAAKILGITQRQIGYKIKKYGI encoded by the coding sequence ATGATAAAAAGTTGCAAAGAGTGTGTTACTAATAAAGAACTGCTGGTTATATATGATATAGCATCTTTGATTTCAGATTCAAGAGATATTCAAAAGTCTTTGGAGAAGTCTCTAATGGCACTCAAGAACTCTTTGAGTTTGGAAAACTGCGTAATATATAAGCTTGAAGACGAGATGCTTAATATTTTTGCATCTATTGGTCTTAACAGACACCAAAAGGTTATATCTGAATACAGGCTAGGAGAGGGTGCTACTGGTCTTGCTGCAAAAAGTATGGAGCCAATTGTAATTGAGAATATTCATAATGATATTTTATTTTTAAACAAATCTGGGAATAAAAATAGCGAGACACTATCTTATGTAGCAGTCCCTTTAATAGCGGAAAATAGTGTAATTGGTGTTCTTGGTGCCAACTTAACAAAAGCTACACAAATGGACTTTGAAGAGACAGTTAAGACTTTGACAATTGTAAGTTCTCTGTTTGCTCAGTACATTAGCTCTAGTATGGCTGTTGAGTTAGAAAAAGAGAGACTCAAAGATTTAAAACTATATTATAAAATGGAGTGGGATTCAAAAGTGCATAATTTTGGTGACATTATTGGCGACTCAAAAGAGATGCAAAATATGTATAAAGTTATTGACAGAATAGCTGGAAGTGATGTAACTATTTTAGTGCGAGGCGAAACGGGAACCGGTAAAGAGTTAGTAGCATCAGCTATACACAAAAGAAGTAAGAGAGTAGAAGAGCCATTTATTAAATTAAATTGTGCTGCTATAACAGATACTTTGCTAGAGAGTGAACTTTTCGGACATGAAAAAGGTGCCTTTACTGATGCTAAAGAGACAAGAAAAGGTAGATTTGAACTTGCAGATGGAGGAACACTGTTTTTAGACGAGATAGGAGATATTAGTGCATCAGCACAGGTAAAGCTTCTTCGAGTTTTACAAGAGAGAGAGTTTGAGAGAGTAGGCGGATCTAAAACTATACATGTAAATGTGAGACTAGTCGCTGCAACAAACAGAGACTTAGAACAGATGGTAAAAGATGGAGAGTTTAGAGAGGATTTATACTATAGACTAAATGTTATACCAATTGACTTACCACCTCTTAGAAAAAGAGGAGATGACATTAAACTGTTGGTTAATTTCTTTTTACAACGCTCAATGCAAAACCATAAAAAAAATGTTGTTATAACTGATGAAGCAATGGCACAACTTATGGCTTATCCTTGGCCTGGTAATGTAAGAGAGTTAGAAAACACTATAGAGAGAATTGTTCTTATGGGAAGTGAAGATGGGATAACAGCTTCTGAGATGAGCTTGCTTTTACCAGCACTTAATAATGTCAAAGTAGTTGCTACTAGTGATTCTTTTTCATTAAACAACAAAACCCTTGATGAATTAGAAGAAGAGGCTTTAAAAAGTGCTATGAGAAACAGTGAAAACAATCAAGCCGAAGCTGCAAAAATTTTAGGAATTACGCAGAGACAAATTGGGTATAAGATAAAAAAATATGGAATCTAA
- a CDS encoding aldo/keto reductase, translating into MGFATLTDTQNFAKKFSSYKDFYIKHNDLIFSKLGIGTFNAEPYKEENYVFHYIEGVKEAVRSGINLIDTASNYRYGQSEKEIGEALKELFAEGISSREELIICSKGGFIQLDYPFPKNPYMWIEENIIEKNLATKDDIEVDQHCMTPDFLEYSCRRSLVNLGVESLDIYYLHNPEMQLIKLGEKEFYKLVEKIFTRFEKLADEGLFKSYGVCVWNGFTAENKELISLEKLVKIAIKVGGENHRFKYVQLPFNMGKTNAYTTPTQKVGGEECTIIQAAHRLNIGVISSSSLLQMKLFKKSFTRESGVVLDESMTLTSDIQLALQFVRSTPGIISSLFASKAPVHVKENCEISKVKSVDRNRYDLLYRL; encoded by the coding sequence ATGGGATTTGCAACACTTACGGACACGCAAAACTTTGCTAAAAAGTTTTCAAGTTATAAAGACTTTTATATAAAGCATAATGACTTAATCTTTTCAAAGCTTGGTATTGGAACTTTCAATGCAGAACCGTACAAAGAAGAGAACTATGTTTTTCACTATATTGAGGGTGTCAAAGAAGCCGTTAGAAGTGGCATAAACCTCATAGATACAGCAAGTAACTACAGATACGGACAAAGTGAAAAAGAGATAGGTGAAGCACTTAAAGAGCTTTTTGCAGAGGGTATTAGTTCCAGAGAAGAGTTGATAATCTGTTCAAAAGGTGGCTTTATACAGCTTGATTACCCATTTCCTAAAAATCCTTACATGTGGATAGAAGAAAATATCATAGAGAAAAACTTAGCGACAAAAGATGATATAGAAGTAGACCAGCATTGTATGACTCCTGACTTTTTAGAGTACTCATGTAGAAGAAGTTTGGTAAATTTAGGTGTTGAATCTCTTGACATATATTATCTTCACAATCCAGAGATGCAACTTATAAAGCTTGGGGAAAAAGAGTTTTATAAATTGGTTGAGAAAATATTTACAAGATTTGAAAAACTAGCAGATGAAGGTCTGTTTAAATCTTATGGAGTTTGTGTTTGGAATGGTTTTACGGCTGAAAATAAAGAGTTAATAAGTTTAGAAAAATTAGTAAAAATTGCCATAAAAGTTGGTGGAGAAAATCATCGATTTAAATATGTTCAACTTCCGTTTAATATGGGAAAAACAAATGCCTATACAACTCCAACTCAAAAAGTAGGCGGTGAGGAATGTACAATCATTCAAGCTGCGCATAGATTAAACATAGGTGTTATAAGTTCATCATCTTTACTTCAAATGAAGCTATTTAAAAAATCATTCACGCGCGAGAGCGGAGTGGTTTTAGATGAGTCTATGACACTAACGAGTGATATACAGCTTGCTCTTCAGTTTGTGCGCTCAACACCTGGGATAATTAGTAGTTTATTTGCCTCAAAAGCACCGGTACATGTAAAAGAAAATTGCGAAATATCAAAAGTAAAGTCAGTAGATAGAAATAGATATGACTTACTTTATAGGCTGTAG
- a CDS encoding L-aspartate oxidase, with protein MMFDVIVVGGGIAGLMAAIEAKKSNNKVAVITKGNLFKSNSSLASGGINAVLDSNNSKEIKLHVDDTIKACFGLENKNAITYMCNRAPKIIEKLVKYGVEFDKNEDGSIAQRSFGGGSSKRTCYVGDKTGSAIMQVLIKKAKTLGVTFLVNNFVMNLTTLNNRVSGVVVLRKFDSSVMVYPSKSVILAGGGYAGLYRGFSTNAQDYSGDMQAIALRAGLNLKDMEFVQFHPTGMIKTNYLVSEAARGEGGYLVNNENERFVDELDTRSVVSLAISKQIESGKKVFVDLRHLTLEHIEAKLPSLYKTAFMQAGIDISKELLPVKPVAHYSMGGIESDMTKTKLKGLFVCGECAVTGVHGANRLGGNSLLDGAVFGELAGINALKFSKSKEYLPIDYNIVAKDQKMVDWIFDKESSKNFNSMRISMGKTMFDLAGIHRSEESLTKAFDYLKYLRRETATLHCIDKGRQNNVELSSILELKNGLEVSEAVVLSALKRQESRGAHNRDDFADENLKLRKSILINEPKKGYFKVWYEDNKFMLILQKIFTN; from the coding sequence ATGATGTTTGATGTCATAGTAGTCGGTGGCGGTATAGCAGGGCTAATGGCAGCCATAGAAGCAAAAAAATCTAACAATAAAGTAGCAGTTATTACAAAAGGAAATCTATTTAAGTCAAATAGTTCTTTAGCTAGTGGCGGTATAAATGCTGTGCTGGATTCTAATAACTCTAAAGAGATTAAACTACATGTAGATGACACAATAAAGGCGTGTTTTGGCTTAGAAAACAAAAATGCAATTACTTACATGTGTAATAGAGCACCAAAAATCATAGAGAAGTTAGTTAAGTATGGCGTGGAGTTTGACAAAAACGAAGATGGCTCTATAGCTCAAAGAAGTTTTGGTGGCGGAAGTTCAAAAAGAACTTGTTACGTAGGTGACAAAACTGGTTCGGCGATAATGCAAGTGCTTATTAAAAAAGCTAAAACACTTGGTGTTACATTTTTAGTCAACAATTTTGTTATGAACCTTACTACATTGAACAACAGAGTAAGTGGAGTAGTAGTTTTAAGAAAGTTTGATTCATCTGTTATGGTCTATCCTTCAAAGTCAGTTATCTTAGCTGGTGGCGGATATGCTGGATTATACAGAGGTTTTAGTACTAATGCACAAGATTACTCTGGTGACATGCAGGCTATAGCTCTTCGTGCAGGATTAAATCTAAAAGATATGGAGTTTGTACAGTTTCATCCAACTGGAATGATAAAAACAAATTATCTAGTAAGTGAAGCTGCGCGTGGCGAAGGTGGCTATCTTGTCAATAATGAAAATGAGAGATTTGTAGATGAGTTAGATACTAGAAGTGTAGTTAGTTTGGCTATATCAAAACAGATAGAATCAGGTAAAAAAGTCTTTGTAGACTTAAGGCATCTTACTCTTGAGCACATAGAGGCAAAGCTGCCATCTCTATATAAAACAGCTTTTATGCAAGCAGGCATAGATATATCAAAAGAGTTATTGCCCGTTAAGCCAGTCGCACACTACAGCATGGGCGGTATAGAGTCTGATATGACTAAAACAAAGTTAAAAGGTCTTTTTGTTTGTGGAGAGTGTGCAGTAACCGGAGTTCACGGAGCAAACAGACTCGGCGGTAATTCTTTACTTGATGGTGCAGTGTTTGGAGAGCTGGCTGGTATAAATGCCTTGAAATTTTCTAAAAGTAAAGAGTATCTGCCTATTGATTACAATATTGTTGCAAAAGATCAAAAAATGGTTGATTGGATATTTGACAAGGAGAGCTCAAAAAACTTTAACTCTATGCGAATCAGCATGGGAAAAACAATGTTTGATTTAGCTGGAATTCATAGAAGCGAAGAGAGCTTAACAAAGGCATTTGACTATTTAAAATATTTACGACGAGAAACAGCAACTTTGCACTGTATAGACAAAGGTAGGCAAAACAATGTTGAACTTAGCTCTATTTTAGAGTTAAAAAATGGACTTGAAGTCTCAGAGGCTGTAGTTTTATCTGCGCTCAAAAGGCAAGAGAGTAGAGGAGCTCATAATCGTGATGACTTTGCTGATGAAAATTTGAAATTAAGAAAATCAATTTTAATCAATGAGCCAAAAAAGGGATATTTTAAAGTCTGGTATGAAGACAACAAGTTTATGTTAATACTACAGAAAATATTTACAAATTAA
- a CDS encoding HepT-like ribonuclease domain-containing protein, with product MSSGANRLAKVYECIENIEFILNTNDLKITHAIEDKIMKPAIRMNIVRIAEQFSKLKDDNEFKILENFTSEDLKGISSVRNYIAHDYDSTDDNIIEDVVRYNLPIFKTIIKKLLTDN from the coding sequence ATGTCTAGTGGTGCTAATAGACTTGCTAAAGTTTATGAATGTATTGAAAACATCGAGTTTATTTTAAATACAAACGATTTAAAAATAACTCATGCTATTGAAGATAAAATAATGAAACCAGCTATTAGAATGAATATTGTAAGAATAGCTGAACAATTCTCTAAATTAAAAGATGATAATGAATTTAAAATACTTGAAAACTTTACAAGTGAAGATTTAAAAGGCATAAGTTCTGTAAGAAATTATATAGCCCATGATTATGACAGTACAGATGATAATATCATAGAAGATGTTGTTAGATATAACTTACCTATTTTTAAAACAATCATTAAAAAACTTTTAACGGATAACTGA
- a CDS encoding type II toxin-antitoxin system RelE family toxin yields the protein MSKYKIAETKTFEKIKKKIDKKLYSKIESFVYPQLRENPFFGSNIKKLKGNLEGYYRYQIGNYRLFYLIEDEKLIIVIVDFRHRQQAYD from the coding sequence TTGTCTAAGTACAAAATTGCTGAAACTAAAACATTTGAAAAAATCAAAAAAAAGATAGATAAAAAACTATACTCAAAAATAGAAAGTTTTGTTTATCCACAACTTAGAGAAAATCCATTTTTCGGTTCTAATATTAAAAAATTAAAAGGCAATCTTGAGGGATACTATAGGTATCAGATTGGAAACTACAGACTTTTTTATCTTATCGAAGATGAAAAGCTTATCATTGTTATAGTAGATTTTAGGCATAGACAACAGGCTTATGATTAA
- a CDS encoding CopG family transcriptional regulator: MKTVTMRVDDTVYDMIKLAAEGQKRNLSNFIEFATMQYLTSSQFVENDEMSEILNDKELVQNLMNGLDDFKNGDYKIV; the protein is encoded by the coding sequence ATGAAAACTGTAACAATGAGAGTTGATGATACTGTTTACGATATGATTAAACTTGCAGCAGAAGGGCAAAAAAGAAATCTTTCAAACTTTATAGAGTTTGCTACGATGCAGTATTTAACATCTTCTCAGTTTGTCGAAAATGATGAAATGTCTGAGATATTAAATGATAAAGAGCTTGTTCAAAATTTGATGAATGGTTTAGATGACTTTAAAAATGGCGATTACAAAATTGTCTAA
- the nifD gene encoding nitrogenase molybdenum-iron protein alpha chain, translating into MSEMLEKLQLEAIKEVLEVYPEKAAKSRAKHLGVDSPEGVKGACDTTRSNKQTVPGVMSQRGCAYAGSKGVVWGPIKDMIHISHGPIGCGQYSRGGRRNYYTGATGIDTFGTMNFSTDFSEKDIVFGGDTRLKKALSEIDELFPLNNGISIQSECPIGLIGDDIQAVAKKHKAESSKPTIAVSCEGFRGVSQSLGHHLANDAIRDEVMTDTSARSSFESTPYDVSIIGDYNIGGDAWATRLLLEEMGLRVIAQWTGDATYKEMAIAPKSKLNLLHCYRSMNYISRHMEQEFEIPWMEYNFFGPSNTTASLRKIAEFFGGEIVANTEAVIAKYTKMTDEVIAKYKSKLEGKKVMLYIGGLRPRHVIGAYEDLGMEIIGTGYEFGHGDDYKRTKEDLSRSTLIYDDANEYELEQFVKKLRPDLVAAGVKEKYVFQKMGLPFRQMHSWDYSGPYHGYDAFAIFAKDMDLAMNSPVWSHTKAPWDKQEVGA; encoded by the coding sequence ATGAGTGAAATGTTAGAAAAATTACAACTTGAAGCTATCAAAGAAGTTTTAGAGGTATATCCTGAAAAAGCTGCAAAAAGTAGAGCAAAACATCTAGGTGTTGATTCACCAGAGGGTGTTAAAGGTGCTTGTGATACTACAAGAAGTAATAAACAAACTGTTCCAGGTGTAATGAGTCAACGTGGTTGTGCATACGCTGGAAGTAAGGGTGTTGTTTGGGGACCGATAAAAGATATGATTCATATCTCTCACGGACCTATTGGTTGTGGTCAATACTCACGTGGCGGTAGAAGAAACTACTATACAGGGGCAACAGGTATTGATACATTTGGAACAATGAACTTTTCAACTGATTTTAGTGAAAAAGATATTGTATTTGGTGGAGATACAAGACTTAAAAAAGCTCTTAGTGAGATTGATGAATTATTTCCACTAAATAACGGTATATCTATTCAATCTGAGTGTCCAATTGGTCTAATTGGAGATGATATCCAAGCAGTTGCTAAAAAACATAAAGCTGAGAGTTCAAAGCCAACTATCGCTGTTTCATGTGAAGGTTTCCGTGGAGTTTCTCAATCTCTTGGTCATCACCTTGCTAATGATGCTATTCGTGATGAGGTTATGACTGATACAAGTGCTAGATCTAGTTTTGAATCAACTCCTTATGATGTTTCTATCATAGGTGATTATAACATTGGTGGAGATGCTTGGGCTACAAGACTTTTACTTGAAGAGATGGGTCTTAGAGTTATCGCTCAGTGGACTGGTGATGCTACTTATAAAGAGATGGCAATCGCTCCAAAGTCAAAACTAAACTTACTTCATTGTTACCGTTCTATGAACTATATCTCTCGTCACATGGAACAAGAGTTTGAGATTCCTTGGATGGAATACAACTTTTTTGGTCCAAGTAATACGACTGCAAGTTTAAGAAAAATTGCTGAGTTTTTTGGTGGTGAGATTGTAGCAAATACTGAAGCTGTAATCGCTAAGTATACAAAAATGACAGATGAAGTTATTGCTAAATATAAGTCAAAACTTGAAGGCAAAAAAGTAATGCTTTATATCGGTGGTTTAAGACCTCGTCACGTTATTGGAGCTTATGAAGACTTAGGTATGGAGATTATCGGTACTGGTTATGAGTTTGGTCATGGTGATGATTACAAAAGAACAAAAGAAGACTTAAGCAGAAGTACACTTATTTATGATGATGCAAATGAGTATGAGTTAGAGCAATTTGTTAAAAAATTAAGACCAGATTTAGTTGCTGCTGGTGTTAAAGAAAAGTATGTATTCCAAAAAATGGGATTACCATTTAGACAGATGCACTCTTGGGATTATTCAGGACCATACCATGGTTATGATGCATTCGCAATTTTTGCTAAAGACATGGATTTAGCTATGAATTCACCAGTTTGGTCTCATACTAAAGCACCATGGGACAAACAAGAAGTAGGAGCTTAA
- a CDS encoding GNAT family N-acetyltransferase: MEIIKATLEDIPQLCLLLNSLFQQETEFSPDENAQIRGLTTILCKSELGHIIVAKESNKIIAMANILYTVSTALGERVGILEDMVVSQDYRNQGVGSKLIKYAIKFAKESGCKRLTLLTDEDNNLAHKFYIKEGFSRSTMVPFRIMLNND; the protein is encoded by the coding sequence ATGGAAATTATAAAAGCAACATTAGAGGATATTCCCCAGTTATGTCTATTGCTAAATTCTCTTTTTCAACAAGAGACAGAATTTTCACCAGATGAAAATGCACAAATACGAGGACTTACAACTATACTTTGCAAATCAGAGCTTGGTCATATAATAGTTGCTAAAGAATCAAACAAGATTATCGCTATGGCAAACATCTTATATACTGTCTCAACAGCCCTTGGAGAGAGAGTTGGTATATTGGAAGATATGGTTGTTTCTCAAGATTATCGTAACCAAGGAGTGGGTTCAAAACTTATAAAATATGCAATAAAATTTGCTAAGGAAAGTGGCTGTAAAAGGTTAACATTGTTAACTGATGAAGATAACAATCTTGCTCATAAATTTTATATTAAAGAAGGGTTCAGTCGTTCAACGATGGTGCCGTTTCGTATTATGCTAAATAACGATTAA
- the nifK gene encoding nitrogenase molybdenum-iron protein subunit beta gives MQDVENIVNGQKLFLKEEYQEVFKNKQEFESNMGSVNPAKVEEIAEWTKSWDYREKNLSREAITVNPAKACQPLGAVMAALGFENTMPYVHGSHGCVSYFRTYFTRHFKEPTPCVSDSMSESSAVFGGLANMKDGLRNCNAMYKPEMIAVSTTCMAEVIGDDLNAFVAGAIQDAEGELDNTAVTYAHTPSFVGSHITGYDNMIKAILEQLNPPKSEKVLDEERINIIPGFEPYLGSLKEIKEIAASFGDKIFLIGDHEEQWNTGAGEYSIYAGGTTLETARTAINAKATVSLQKYSTMQTSKTIKNKWKQEYETCNPIGLSGTDAFVMKLAELSGKDISAELKMQRAQLVDAMQDSYPYMHGKKFAIYGDPDFLLGLVSFIVEMGGIPTHILCNNAPKKGWEADMQAIVDKSDWASECQIWPGKDLWHLRSLLFTEPVDFMIGNVYGKELYRDTNTPLIRIGFPIFDRHHLHRYSISGYKGGLNLLTWITNAILDQLDEETKDTGKTDYFFDSVR, from the coding sequence ATGCAAGACGTAGAAAATATTGTAAACGGACAGAAACTATTTTTAAAAGAAGAGTATCAAGAAGTTTTTAAAAATAAACAAGAGTTTGAAAGTAACATGGGTTCAGTGAACCCTGCTAAAGTAGAAGAAATCGCTGAGTGGACAAAGTCTTGGGACTATAGAGAAAAGAACTTAAGTAGAGAAGCAATTACTGTTAACCCTGCTAAAGCTTGTCAACCTCTAGGTGCTGTAATGGCTGCTCTAGGTTTTGAAAACACTATGCCTTATGTTCATGGATCTCACGGTTGTGTATCTTACTTTAGAACATATTTCACAAGACACTTTAAAGAGCCTACACCATGTGTTTCAGATAGTATGAGTGAATCATCAGCTGTTTTTGGTGGACTTGCAAATATGAAAGATGGCTTACGAAATTGTAACGCTATGTATAAGCCTGAAATGATTGCTGTTAGTACTACATGTATGGCAGAAGTTATTGGTGATGACTTGAATGCTTTCGTTGCTGGAGCAATACAAGATGCTGAGGGTGAGTTAGATAATACTGCTGTCACTTACGCACATACACCATCTTTTGTTGGTAGCCACATTACTGGTTATGACAACATGATTAAAGCGATTTTAGAGCAGTTAAATCCTCCAAAATCTGAAAAAGTTCTTGATGAAGAGAGAATCAACATTATCCCTGGATTTGAACCATACCTTGGGTCACTTAAAGAGATAAAAGAGATAGCTGCATCATTTGGTGATAAAATCTTTTTGATTGGTGACCATGAAGAGCAGTGGAATACAGGAGCTGGTGAATATTCTATATATGCTGGTGGTACAACGCTTGAGACTGCAAGAACTGCAATCAATGCAAAGGCTACTGTTTCTTTACAGAAGTATTCAACAATGCAAACTTCTAAGACGATTAAAAACAAATGGAAGCAAGAGTACGAGACTTGTAATCCAATCGGTCTATCTGGAACTGATGCGTTTGTAATGAAGCTTGCTGAACTATCTGGTAAAGATATTAGTGCTGAGTTAAAAATGCAACGTGCTCAACTTGTTGATGCAATGCAAGATTCTTACCCGTATATGCATGGTAAAAAGTTTGCAATCTATGGTGACCCTGACTTTTTACTAGGTCTTGTTTCATTTATAGTTGAGATGGGTGGTATTCCAACTCATATTCTTTGTAACAACGCTCCTAAAAAGGGTTGGGAAGCAGATATGCAAGCAATCGTTGATAAATCTGACTGGGCTAGTGAATGTCAAATCTGGCCAGGTAAAGATTTATGGCATTTAAGAAGTTTACTATTTACTGAGCCGGTTGACTTTATGATTGGTAATGTTTATGGTAAAGAGCTTTATAGAGATACAAATACACCACTAATCCGTATTGGTTTCCCTATCTTTGACAGACACCATTTACATAGATACTCTATTAGCGGATACAAGGGTGGATTAAATCTACTAACTTGGATTACAAACGCTATTCTTGATCAGCTTGATGAAGAGACTAAAGATACTGGAAAAACTGATTATTTCTTTGATTCAGTAAGATAG
- a CDS encoding SIR2 family protein: MDNLVQSLKDGSLVPFVGMRVFENTKATDGSTLPYDSDSMILSLNSGRAMSSRLMYEYSRAAMSLEHRRGRDFIVQMTNHIYASKEYELPFTYEYFKSIQPKYMIDLNLDDSGCKIYEDIEHFMITGISRIMAANDRFVVYKYDLDKKEYLHVDKEELDDSIPILFKPLGCMLPDKNFIISDADFVDWLTEAMGGFAMPTFLKEYKKDKSYLFLGVDFSRDTYRMVANELTLNLKDGYVVSNKQEYSKKEKKFISAHNLQLIQDSTDEFLKAL, encoded by the coding sequence ATGGATAATTTAGTACAAAGCCTTAAAGATGGAAGTTTAGTACCATTTGTTGGTATGAGAGTGTTTGAAAATACAAAAGCAACAGATGGAAGCACGCTCCCGTATGATAGTGATAGTATGATTCTTTCACTAAACAGTGGTCGTGCTATGAGTTCAAGGCTTATGTATGAGTACTCAAGAGCAGCTATGAGTTTAGAACATAGAAGAGGTCGTGACTTTATTGTGCAAATGACAAATCATATTTATGCTTCAAAAGAGTATGAATTGCCATTTACATATGAGTACTTTAAGAGCATACAACCAAAGTATATGATTGATTTAAATCTTGATGATAGTGGATGTAAAATCTATGAAGATATAGAGCATTTTATGATTACAGGCATATCGAGAATAATGGCAGCAAATGATAGATTTGTAGTTTATAAATACGATTTAGATAAAAAAGAATATCTACATGTAGATAAAGAGGAGCTAGATGATTCTATACCGATTCTTTTTAAACCTCTTGGTTGTATGCTCCCAGATAAGAACTTCATCATAAGCGATGCAGACTTTGTTGACTGGCTTACAGAAGCTATGGGTGGGTTTGCTATGCCGACATTTTTAAAAGAGTATAAAAAAGATAAAAGCTATCTATTTTTAGGTGTTGATTTCTCTCGTGATACTTACAGAATGGTAGCAAATGAACTTACTCTAAATTTAAAAGATGGTTATGTAGTGTCAAACAAGCAAGAGTACTCAAAAAAAGAGAAAAAATTTATATCTGCACACAATTTACAACTCATACAAGATTCTACTGATGAGTTTTTAAAGGCTTTATAA
- the nifT gene encoding putative nitrogen fixation protein NifT: MAKVMLRESADEIFFYIAKKDMEETIESIEFDSDDNWGGEVVLSNGETWWIKPAPKSLPQETTCKKLAD, translated from the coding sequence ATGGCAAAGGTAATGTTACGAGAGAGCGCAGATGAGATTTTTTTCTATATAGCGAAAAAAGATATGGAAGAGACTATAGAGAGTATAGAGTTCGACAGTGATGATAACTGGGGCGGAGAGGTAGTGCTTAGCAACGGTGAGACATGGTGGATAAAACCGGCACCAAAAAGTCTGCCACAAGAAACTACATGTAAGAAACTTGCTGACTGA
- a CDS encoding nucleotidyltransferase family protein: protein MNKNEILLKLKELKPTYEKEGLILLGLFGSYAKNTQTKYSDIDVAYKLDYDKFSLKYQGGFAKLLRIDDIKKELQTIFKTPIDLVSDDNKSILKDLINV from the coding sequence ATGAATAAGAATGAAATTTTATTAAAACTAAAAGAGCTAAAACCAACATATGAAAAAGAGGGTTTAATACTTTTAGGACTATTTGGGAGTTATGCAAAAAACACACAAACTAAATATAGTGATATAGATGTAGCATATAAATTAGACTATGATAAGTTCTCTTTGAAGTATCAAGGTGGATTTGCAAAACTTCTTAGAATAGATGATATAAAAAAAGAATTGCAAACAATTTTTAAAACTCCAATAGATTTGGTTTCAGACGATAATAAATCAATTTTAAAGGATTTAATTAATGTCTAG